In the Deinococcus ficus genome, one interval contains:
- a CDS encoding helix-turn-helix domain-containing protein translates to MCKTRTRQAPPGSPDTPPLPKNSPDPEPTTPLLLTVPQTAKLLQLGLNRVYEMCRTGELPTVNVGKQVRIPRQALERWANPTQ, encoded by the coding sequence ATGTGCAAGACCCGCACCAGGCAAGCCCCCCCGGGCTCGCCGGACACCCCGCCGCTGCCCAAAAACAGCCCTGACCCCGAGCCTACCACTCCCCTGCTCCTGACGGTCCCCCAGACGGCCAAGCTCCTGCAACTCGGCCTGAACCGCGTGTACGAGATGTGCCGCACGGGTGAACTGCCCACCGTGAACGTCGGCAAGCAGGTGCGGATCCCCAGGCAAGCCCTGGAACGCTGGGCCAACCCGACCCAGTAA
- a CDS encoding carbonic anhydrase, translating to MEGVSDTPAPGKLDTDELRRRVLEAVRRGASMEEMANLRESRVGNADDAIQALRDGNARFFTGEGGRADVGVNERRALIMQQTPFAAVLACSDSRVPVELVFDVGLGDLFVVRNAGNVVGASGLGTLEYATEHLDIHLIVVMGHEGCGAVAAALMPETAIEKEPANLRELIRRIQPSVQDLPKIRDKKARMREAVLNNVRYQVHQLRQEPVIQAAEARGQIKVIGAFYEIGSGAVDFLIDEDDLRP from the coding sequence ATGGAGGGCGTGAGCGACACCCCTGCCCCTGGCAAACTGGACACCGACGAACTCAGGCGCCGCGTGCTGGAAGCCGTGCGGCGCGGCGCGAGCATGGAGGAGATGGCGAACCTCCGCGAGTCCCGCGTCGGCAACGCGGACGACGCCATCCAGGCCCTCCGCGACGGCAACGCCCGCTTCTTCACCGGCGAGGGCGGCCGCGCCGACGTGGGCGTGAACGAACGCCGCGCGCTGATCATGCAGCAGACCCCCTTCGCGGCCGTGCTGGCCTGCAGCGACAGCCGCGTCCCGGTGGAACTCGTGTTCGACGTGGGCCTCGGCGACCTGTTCGTGGTCCGCAACGCCGGGAACGTCGTCGGCGCGAGCGGCCTGGGCACCCTGGAGTACGCCACCGAACACCTCGACATCCACCTGATCGTCGTGATGGGCCACGAGGGCTGCGGCGCGGTCGCCGCGGCCCTGATGCCCGAAACGGCCATCGAGAAGGAGCCCGCCAACCTGCGGGAACTGATCCGCCGCATCCAGCCCAGCGTGCAGGACCTCCCGAAGATCCGCGACAAGAAGGCCCGCATGCGGGAGGCCGTGCTGAACAACGTGCGCTACCAGGTGCACCAGCTGCGGCAGGAACCGGTCATCCAGGCGGCCGAGGCGCGCGGGCAGATCAAGGTGATCGGCGCGTTCTACGAGATCGGCAGCGGCGCCGTGGACTTCCTGATCGACGAGGACGACCTCAGACCATAA
- the rpsO gene encoding 30S ribosomal protein S15 — MIDKQKTIQTHAKSANDTGSTSVQIALLTERINNLSVHLTANKKDKAGQRGLQLLNGQRRRLLKYLERKNYDEYIALTDQLKIRRGQRIVR; from the coding sequence ATGATCGACAAACAGAAGACCATCCAGACCCACGCCAAGAGCGCCAACGACACCGGCAGCACCTCCGTGCAGATCGCCCTGCTGACCGAGCGCATCAACAACCTGAGCGTGCACCTGACCGCCAACAAGAAGGACAAGGCCGGCCAGCGCGGCCTGCAGCTGCTCAACGGCCAGCGCCGCCGCCTGCTGAAGTACCTGGAGCGCAAGAACTACGACGAATACATCGCCCTGACGGATCAGCTGAAGATCCGCCGCGGCCAGCGCATCGTCCGCTGA
- a CDS encoding XRE family transcriptional regulator, producing the protein MTPAADPAPLAAWLRDTRTRLGLQQADLSRLTAQAGEQTRITQPYLSRLERGERDLAALTPARQDALRRALQITASEWIARTGLPLLAHTPTEDVLDTLELVRVPVRALATAGLPLAEDEHSIIDHELVPVRDHRPGMLVLEVQGDSMTTDGGASGIRPGDRIYVDPGDLDLREGRVYVLHVPGLGLTVKRLRRYGEHLWLTSDNPDHPPVKPEEATTVGRVYYHQPRGHRL; encoded by the coding sequence ATGACGCCCGCCGCCGACCCCGCCCCCCTGGCCGCCTGGCTGCGCGACACCCGCACCCGCCTCGGCCTCCAGCAGGCCGACCTCAGCCGCCTCACCGCCCAGGCCGGCGAGCAGACCCGCATCACCCAGCCCTACCTCAGCCGCCTCGAACGCGGCGAACGCGACCTCGCCGCCCTCACCCCCGCCCGCCAGGACGCCCTGCGCCGCGCCCTCCAGATCACCGCCAGCGAATGGATCGCCCGCACCGGCCTGCCCCTCCTGGCCCACACCCCCACCGAGGACGTCCTGGACACCCTGGAACTCGTCCGCGTGCCCGTCCGCGCCCTCGCCACCGCCGGCCTGCCCCTCGCCGAGGACGAGCACAGCATCATCGACCACGAACTCGTGCCCGTCCGCGACCACCGCCCCGGCATGCTGGTGCTGGAAGTGCAGGGCGACAGCATGACCACCGACGGCGGCGCCAGCGGCATCCGCCCCGGCGACCGCATCTACGTGGACCCCGGCGACCTCGACCTGCGCGAGGGCCGCGTGTACGTGCTGCACGTCCCCGGCCTGGGCCTGACCGTCAAACGCCTGCGGCGCTACGGCGAGCACCTGTGGCTCACCAGCGACAACCCCGACCACCCCCCCGTGAAACCCGAGGAGGCCACCACCGTCGGCCGCGTGTACTACCACCAGCCCCGGGGCCACCGCCTGTGA
- a CDS encoding gamma-glutamylcyclotransferase family protein, producing MSAPAPTTVFVYGTLMPGERNAHVARQGGPFTAQPATLPGHRLLHLHPEGYPAVIPGAPADTVRGMALTYAPHAWAAALVFLDALEGVRDTPPLYTRDRVTLHTGTGPLPAWVYVYARADRLARPGATPVPGGDWLAVPDRARPPHGDR from the coding sequence GTGAGCGCCCCGGCGCCCACCACCGTGTTCGTGTACGGCACCCTGATGCCCGGCGAACGCAACGCCCACGTCGCCCGTCAGGGCGGCCCGTTCACCGCGCAGCCCGCCACCCTGCCCGGGCACCGCCTGCTGCACCTGCACCCGGAAGGCTACCCGGCCGTGATTCCGGGCGCCCCCGCCGACACGGTGCGCGGCATGGCCCTCACCTACGCCCCCCACGCCTGGGCCGCTGCCCTGGTCTTCCTGGACGCCCTGGAAGGCGTGCGCGACACCCCGCCCCTGTACACCCGCGACCGGGTGACCCTGCACACCGGCACGGGGCCCCTGCCCGCCTGGGTGTACGTGTACGCCCGCGCCGACCGCCTCGCCCGGCCCGGCGCCACCCCCGTCCCCGGCGGCGACTGGCTGGCCGTTCCCGACCGGGCCCGGCCGCCCCACGGCGACCGCTAG
- a CDS encoding tyrosine-type recombinase/integrase — MTNKATTPQKKARKTKERGNGQGSVYAYKGGPSHRWLLTIGVLPNGRPRRIGGIEPNKTLALKALRRAQQDLERGLLSVPSQVTLGEWLKVWLKGRQPEVAETTFYQYELYVRLYIPEELTRMKVQEIKRTHLQNLSADLAARGLKAATRSKVFQHLRSAFREAVDQELIVVNPAEGLRVRATATERLEKRPKALTDQELERFLTVAEGDRLYPLIYALFALGLRRGEALGLRWTDVDFRVQSIRVEQQVKLLGNTPIIGALKTANSRRTVYFGADLLDVLQGWRARQLGERKQAGSAWEDSGLVFTTALGSLLDPHNVNRTLRRLSKEAGVRSFGSHTGRYTNITNRLRAGQPLEVVSAIAGHANPSITLDAYRDVLEDEKRTHTFDLRQHRANVVAHAQA, encoded by the coding sequence TTGACGAACAAGGCCACCACGCCTCAGAAGAAGGCACGGAAGACGAAGGAACGCGGCAATGGACAGGGCAGCGTGTACGCCTACAAGGGCGGACCCAGCCACCGCTGGCTGCTCACCATCGGGGTGCTCCCGAACGGCCGGCCCCGCCGCATCGGAGGCATCGAGCCCAACAAGACTCTGGCACTGAAAGCGCTCCGCAGGGCGCAGCAGGACTTGGAGAGGGGCCTCCTCAGCGTCCCCTCGCAGGTGACCCTGGGGGAGTGGCTGAAGGTGTGGCTCAAGGGCCGGCAGCCTGAAGTGGCAGAAACGACGTTCTACCAGTACGAGCTCTATGTCCGGCTGTACATCCCTGAGGAGTTGACCCGTATGAAGGTGCAGGAGATCAAGCGCACGCACTTACAGAACCTGTCGGCCGACCTGGCTGCCCGGGGGCTGAAGGCCGCGACGCGTTCCAAGGTCTTCCAGCATCTGCGCTCGGCATTCCGGGAGGCAGTCGATCAGGAGTTGATCGTGGTGAATCCAGCCGAAGGGCTGCGCGTTCGCGCCACGGCCACGGAGAGGCTGGAGAAGAGGCCCAAGGCGCTCACGGACCAGGAGTTGGAACGGTTCCTGACGGTCGCTGAGGGGGACCGGCTGTACCCGCTGATCTACGCCCTGTTCGCTCTGGGCCTGCGTCGTGGCGAGGCGCTGGGGCTGCGCTGGACGGACGTGGACTTCCGGGTGCAGAGCATTCGTGTGGAGCAGCAGGTGAAACTGCTGGGGAACACCCCGATCATCGGTGCGCTGAAGACGGCCAACTCACGCCGCACGGTCTACTTCGGAGCGGACCTATTGGATGTCTTGCAGGGCTGGCGAGCCAGACAGTTGGGGGAGCGGAAACAGGCCGGCTCTGCCTGGGAGGACTCTGGCCTGGTCTTCACGACCGCCCTGGGAAGCCTTCTGGACCCCCACAATGTCAACCGGACCTTGCGCCGGCTAAGCAAGGAAGCGGGCGTGCGGTCCTTCGGGTCCCACACCGGCCGTTACACGAACATCACCAACCGGCTGCGGGCCGGGCAGCCCCTGGAGGTCGTGTCCGCGATTGCCGGCCACGCCAACCCTTCCATCACCCTGGATGCCTACCGCGACGTCCTGGAAGACGAGAAGCGGACGCACACCTTCGACCTGCGGCAACACCGCGCCAACGTTGTTGCACACGCACAGGCCTGA
- a CDS encoding aminopeptidase has translation MALSFDEKLRNYARLAVRVGLGVKPGQRVLVQAPVETAKLARLVVREAYAAGASFVDVRWDDDDVQLARFELAPDGTFDTISRWRVDAETETADAGGAVIAIRATNPNLLANVDAKRVSTYQKAWATYRQPYSAQVMTNRLNWNLISAPVADWAALMFPDASAEEAVEKQWDAIFAATRADLPDPVAAWEEHLAHLKGRREALNAKQYAALHFRGGETDLTVGLADNHLWGGGAADTTGGITFTANIPTEEVWTAPHRERVDGVVVSTKPLSYSGVLIDGIRIEFRDGRIVDASARQGEAALKEMISTDEGSHRLGEVALVPHSSPISRSGLFFYNTLYDENAASHIAIGRAYRFNVAGGVDMTDEQFAQAGGNDSLTHVDWMIGSDQIDVDGITKDGNREPVMRGGEFVI, from the coding sequence ATGGCGCTTTCTTTCGATGAGAAGCTGAGGAACTACGCCCGTCTGGCCGTCCGGGTGGGCCTGGGGGTCAAGCCGGGGCAGCGGGTGCTGGTGCAGGCCCCGGTGGAAACGGCGAAACTGGCCCGGCTGGTGGTGCGCGAGGCGTACGCGGCCGGCGCGAGCTTCGTGGATGTCCGCTGGGACGACGACGACGTTCAGCTGGCCCGCTTCGAGCTGGCGCCGGACGGCACCTTCGACACGATCAGCCGGTGGCGCGTGGACGCGGAGACGGAGACGGCCGACGCGGGCGGCGCGGTGATTGCGATCCGCGCGACGAACCCGAACCTGCTGGCGAACGTGGACGCCAAGCGCGTCAGCACGTACCAGAAGGCGTGGGCGACGTACCGGCAGCCGTACTCGGCGCAGGTGATGACCAACCGCCTGAACTGGAACCTGATCAGCGCGCCCGTGGCGGACTGGGCAGCCCTGATGTTCCCGGACGCCAGCGCCGAGGAGGCCGTGGAGAAGCAGTGGGACGCGATCTTCGCCGCGACCCGCGCGGACCTGCCGGACCCCGTGGCGGCCTGGGAGGAGCACCTCGCGCACCTGAAGGGACGCCGCGAGGCGCTGAACGCCAAGCAGTACGCGGCCCTGCACTTCCGTGGGGGCGAGACGGACCTGACCGTGGGCCTGGCAGACAACCACCTGTGGGGCGGCGGCGCGGCCGACACGACGGGCGGGATCACGTTCACCGCGAACATCCCCACCGAGGAAGTGTGGACGGCCCCGCACCGCGAGCGGGTGGACGGCGTGGTCGTGAGCACCAAGCCTCTGTCGTACAGCGGGGTGCTGATCGACGGCATCCGCATCGAGTTCAGGGACGGGCGGATTGTGGATGCCAGCGCCCGGCAGGGCGAGGCGGCGCTCAAGGAGATGATCTCCACGGACGAGGGCAGCCACCGCCTGGGCGAGGTGGCGCTGGTGCCGCACAGCAGCCCCATCAGCCGCTCCGGGCTGTTCTTCTACAACACCCTGTACGACGAGAACGCGGCTTCTCATATCGCCATCGGGCGGGCGTACCGCTTCAACGTGGCGGGCGGCGTGGACATGACCGACGAGCAGTTCGCGCAGGCCGGCGGGAACGACAGCCTGACGCACGTGGACTGGATGATCGGCAGCGATCAGATCGACGTGGACGGCATCACGAAGGACGGCAACCGCGAGCCGGTGATGCGCGGCGGCGAGTTCGTGATCTGA
- a CDS encoding bifunctional DNA primase/polymerase, translating into MNADTITAALRAAPRTLGEHAYHYTSVLGFGVTPTQGKRAYLPNWNSPENALRDPQSTQAHFERTNDNIGLVHAASGTATFDVDNEEYMRKLFAEFGRDWDKLKAQSPYRIRGQKGEKPLFLIPEGVTLRSHKLVITCPKTGKKVTVCELRTGQMQDLLPPSIHPITKEPYVWVNGPPRSRDDIPVLSGELLDLWLNWEAALPLMLAALGQTDVAPQAHVSRTPTESHEELGNESVIELFNTHHTPGEVLERNGYTRSGNHSWVFPDSTTGSAGVHLLPDSRPLRVYSHHQADPLCTEHGHDAFSVFTILEHGGNLHQAVKAAAQELGLPFMKKSNKPGEASHEGRPAGNHSEPRISKGTRALQLVLDKGEPWRDDAGQAYITVPGKGCLEHHRLSSRGAKDYVGDLFFDSEERMLGGPALSEVIDALSARARRSGQVYPTGQRVKHWQGKSYLDLGREDWLIVAVEDGDWHLVPAADCPVRFTRSPQMKALPLPERGGSLGQLSELLNTDRKGLILCTAFLLGALSARGPYPHLAFKGEQGVGKSTAASTLQRLIDPSTANRRRAPRKEQDLFIAARSSHVLSFDNLSSISADLSDSLCALSTGGAFATRTLHTNDEETVLQAMRPAILNGIADLLTRADLAERTLLVELQRIDASQRLTEQALEERFTDLHPQLLGALLTALAVGLQNLEQTHLERPPRLADFARLIVAAEPALPWEPGDFLQVYADMQEEAARVILEGDDLAQALRTFLDERRHWEGPINLLLNLLNEQEGLMAGYSRPAVDWPRNPRALGERLRRLAPPLSKTGYATTYMGRRKGGMHYRLQKVQV; encoded by the coding sequence GTGAACGCCGACACGATCACGGCCGCGCTCCGTGCGGCCCCGCGGACCCTGGGCGAGCATGCCTATCACTACACGAGCGTGTTGGGTTTTGGGGTGACCCCCACCCAGGGCAAGCGCGCCTACCTGCCCAACTGGAACAGCCCGGAGAACGCCCTGCGCGATCCCCAGTCCACCCAGGCCCACTTCGAGCGCACGAACGACAACATTGGCCTCGTTCATGCGGCCAGTGGCACGGCCACGTTCGACGTGGATAACGAGGAATACATGCGGAAATTGTTCGCCGAATTCGGGCGTGATTGGGACAAACTCAAGGCGCAGAGCCCGTACCGCATTCGGGGCCAGAAAGGCGAGAAGCCTCTGTTCCTCATCCCCGAAGGCGTGACTCTGCGCTCCCACAAACTGGTCATCACGTGCCCCAAGACCGGCAAGAAAGTGACGGTGTGCGAACTGCGGACGGGTCAGATGCAGGACCTGTTGCCCCCGTCCATTCACCCCATAACGAAGGAACCGTATGTGTGGGTCAATGGCCCGCCCCGGAGCCGCGACGACATTCCTGTCCTTTCCGGGGAGCTGTTGGACCTGTGGCTGAACTGGGAGGCCGCGCTGCCCCTTATGCTGGCTGCCCTGGGTCAGACTGATGTTGCCCCGCAAGCGCACGTCAGCCGCACGCCGACCGAGTCCCACGAAGAGCTGGGGAACGAGAGTGTCATTGAGTTGTTCAATACCCACCACACCCCGGGCGAAGTTCTGGAACGTAACGGCTACACGCGCAGCGGAAATCACAGCTGGGTGTTCCCGGACAGCACGACTGGCTCGGCTGGCGTCCACCTGCTGCCTGATAGCCGGCCCCTGAGGGTGTATTCCCACCATCAGGCCGACCCGCTGTGCACCGAGCACGGTCACGACGCCTTCAGCGTCTTCACCATCCTGGAACACGGCGGGAACCTGCACCAGGCCGTGAAGGCCGCCGCGCAGGAACTGGGCTTGCCCTTTATGAAGAAGTCCAATAAACCCGGGGAAGCGTCCCATGAAGGTCGCCCTGCGGGGAACCACAGCGAGCCGCGCATCAGTAAGGGGACCCGTGCACTTCAGTTGGTCCTCGACAAAGGGGAACCGTGGCGGGACGACGCGGGTCAGGCGTACATCACGGTGCCCGGCAAGGGCTGCCTGGAGCACCATCGCCTAAGCAGTCGTGGGGCCAAGGACTACGTGGGGGATCTGTTCTTCGACTCTGAGGAGCGCATGCTGGGCGGCCCTGCCCTCTCGGAAGTGATCGATGCGCTGTCCGCTCGTGCCCGCCGCTCCGGACAGGTGTATCCCACGGGCCAACGGGTGAAGCACTGGCAAGGCAAGAGTTACCTGGACCTGGGCCGCGAGGACTGGCTGATCGTCGCGGTCGAGGATGGAGACTGGCACCTTGTGCCTGCGGCGGATTGCCCGGTGCGGTTCACCAGGTCGCCGCAAATGAAGGCCCTGCCCCTGCCGGAGCGCGGCGGCAGCCTGGGCCAGCTTTCCGAGTTGCTGAACACGGACCGCAAAGGCCTGATCCTCTGCACGGCGTTCTTGTTGGGTGCCCTGTCGGCCCGTGGCCCGTACCCCCATCTGGCGTTCAAGGGTGAGCAGGGGGTCGGAAAAAGTACGGCGGCCAGCACGTTGCAGCGACTGATTGATCCGTCCACAGCCAATCGACGACGGGCCCCTCGGAAGGAACAGGACCTGTTCATTGCGGCCCGCAGCTCGCACGTGCTCAGCTTCGACAACCTGTCGAGTATCTCGGCGGATCTGAGCGACAGCCTGTGTGCTCTCTCCACGGGTGGGGCGTTCGCCACCCGAACGCTCCACACCAACGACGAAGAGACCGTGTTGCAGGCGATGCGCCCGGCGATTCTCAACGGGATTGCCGACCTGCTGACGAGGGCAGACCTGGCCGAGCGGACGCTGCTGGTGGAGTTGCAGCGCATCGATGCCAGCCAGCGGCTTACCGAGCAGGCCTTGGAAGAGCGGTTCACCGACCTTCACCCGCAACTCCTTGGCGCCCTGCTCACGGCGCTGGCGGTGGGCCTTCAGAATCTGGAGCAGACGCACCTGGAGCGTCCGCCCCGTCTGGCCGATTTCGCCAGGCTCATCGTGGCGGCCGAGCCGGCGCTGCCCTGGGAACCGGGAGACTTCCTGCAGGTGTACGCCGACATGCAGGAAGAAGCGGCCCGCGTGATCCTGGAGGGCGACGACCTGGCCCAGGCCTTGCGGACCTTCCTGGATGAGCGCAGGCACTGGGAAGGCCCGATCAACCTGCTCTTGAACCTGCTGAACGAGCAGGAAGGCCTGATGGCGGGCTACAGCCGGCCGGCTGTTGACTGGCCCCGGAATCCCCGTGCTCTCGGGGAGCGGCTCCGCCGCCTGGCTCCTCCTCTCTCCAAGACCGGGTATGCCACCACGTACATGGGCAGGCGCAAGGGCGGGATGCACTACCGCTTGCAGAAAGTCCAGGTTTAG
- a CDS encoding DUF5131 family protein yields MASTKTGIEWTDKTWNPTTGCTKVSPGCKHCYALEITKRFPAHFPNGFEFTLHPERLDQPRRWRKPSRVFVNSMSDLFHEAMPLTYLQQVFEVMAACPQHVFQVLTKRGERLAELAPLLPWPENIWVGVSVETQKYVHRVDQLRTVQAAVRFLSCEPLLGPLDLNLDGIHWVITGGESGRGHRPIEEDWVRSIRDQCLAADVAFFHKQWGGIRTKSKGRLLDGVEWSQMPRELPSAAD; encoded by the coding sequence ATGGCGAGTACCAAAACAGGCATCGAGTGGACGGACAAGACGTGGAATCCCACGACCGGCTGCACGAAGGTGAGCCCCGGCTGCAAGCACTGCTACGCCCTGGAAATCACGAAACGTTTCCCCGCGCACTTCCCGAACGGCTTCGAATTCACGCTCCATCCCGAGCGGCTCGACCAGCCGCGGCGCTGGCGTAAACCCAGCCGCGTGTTCGTGAACAGCATGAGCGACCTCTTTCACGAGGCCATGCCGCTGACATACCTGCAGCAGGTGTTCGAGGTCATGGCCGCCTGCCCACAGCACGTCTTCCAGGTGCTGACCAAACGCGGGGAACGCCTGGCCGAGCTGGCACCCCTACTACCCTGGCCGGAGAACATCTGGGTAGGCGTCAGCGTCGAAACGCAGAAATACGTGCACCGCGTCGACCAGCTGCGCACGGTTCAGGCAGCCGTGCGGTTCCTGTCCTGCGAGCCGCTGCTCGGGCCGTTGGACCTGAACCTCGACGGGATCCACTGGGTGATCACCGGGGGGGAGTCCGGCCGCGGGCACCGGCCCATTGAGGAGGACTGGGTGCGCAGCATCCGTGACCAGTGCCTCGCGGCGGACGTGGCGTTCTTCCACAAGCAATGGGGCGGCATCCGCACGAAGTCCAAAGGGCGCCTGCTCGACGGCGTGGAGTGGAGCCAGATGCCGCGCGAGTTACCTAGCGCAGCAGACTGA
- the tcmP gene encoding three-Cys-motif partner protein TcmP, with amino-acid sequence MTHRRGHVWTASKLDFLEKYLPAFQRVCKQWWRENEGHANTYYVDGFAGSGRNDFGEESRLGSPLVALSITPAFKRYFLVEWKSKNVKLLEQELAHPDFDQLRPRVDLCHGDINSEIDRILHSIRDGHPTFFFLDPEGMELEWRTVEKIGQRQRADLFILISASGAVRGASPDRPDMHERITSFYGHERWREIAERDRIPGRSGQQAFEDYLTLYLEGLRGLGFTHVDKFLIASNSKNVAMHGLVFAAKNDVAIKIATSQIEKLIKARKGTQPTLF; translated from the coding sequence ATGACGCACCGGCGAGGTCACGTGTGGACGGCCAGCAAGCTTGACTTTCTGGAGAAATACCTTCCTGCATTCCAGCGGGTCTGTAAGCAGTGGTGGAGGGAAAACGAGGGCCACGCGAACACCTATTACGTGGACGGGTTCGCCGGGTCCGGCCGCAATGATTTCGGTGAGGAATCGCGTCTCGGGTCGCCCCTAGTCGCACTTAGCATTACTCCAGCCTTCAAGCGCTATTTCCTCGTCGAGTGGAAGTCGAAAAACGTCAAGCTTCTGGAGCAGGAACTTGCGCATCCTGACTTTGATCAGCTGCGTCCGCGCGTAGATCTCTGTCACGGAGATATCAATTCGGAAATTGATCGCATCCTTCACTCTATTCGTGACGGGCACCCCACCTTTTTCTTCTTGGACCCAGAAGGCATGGAGCTGGAGTGGAGGACTGTCGAGAAGATCGGGCAGCGGCAGCGCGCCGACTTGTTCATCCTGATCTCGGCGAGCGGAGCGGTAAGAGGCGCAAGTCCTGACCGACCAGACATGCACGAGCGGATCACGTCGTTTTACGGACACGAGCGTTGGCGAGAGATTGCCGAGCGGGACCGCATCCCAGGCCGTTCAGGTCAGCAGGCATTCGAGGACTACCTGACTCTTTATCTCGAGGGCCTCCGGGGCTTAGGATTCACGCACGTTGACAAGTTCCTTATCGCCTCAAACAGCAAAAATGTCGCTATGCATGGCCTGGTGTTTGCCGCAAAAAACGATGTGGCGATTAAAATCGCCACATCGCAGATCGAAAAGCTCATCAAGGCCCGAAAGGGTACCCAGCCGACGTTGTTCTAG
- a CDS encoding helix-turn-helix domain-containing protein: MNSELHIPSNSTLLHTVDHGHAYAVTQTQAKQPPQLPTPVNMSALLTQLVYTPQDLEPLLQLSKNTINALLNSGNLRAIRAGRKWLVPRDAVLEFLNHGGAR, encoded by the coding sequence ATGAACAGCGAACTCCATATTCCGTCCAACTCGACTCTCCTGCACACCGTGGATCACGGCCACGCCTATGCGGTCACGCAGACCCAGGCGAAGCAACCCCCCCAACTCCCCACCCCGGTCAACATGAGCGCCCTGCTGACCCAGCTGGTGTACACGCCGCAGGACCTGGAGCCCCTGCTGCAGCTGTCCAAGAACACCATCAACGCGCTGCTGAATTCCGGGAACCTGCGCGCCATCCGCGCCGGGCGCAAGTGGCTGGTTCCCCGGGACGCCGTGCTGGAGTTCCTGAATCACGGGGGCGCCCGGTGA